The DNA sequence ATGACCACAAATGATAGTTTACTTGTTAcctgatggtgatggtggttacTTGAACATTTCCTAAGCTTTCATCATCTAGTTTTGGTGAGGCTAACCAGCTATGTAGGCAAAATGAGCAGGCTCATGAGATGAACGCTAGCTAGCTTAGGTTAAGAAAACAAATGGACTGCTTGTGATATTGCTGGCTTGGTGAACAACACAATAGCAAGCTGGTAACGGGAGCCTTTAGCCAACTAGTGATTCCGATGGCTAACTTCGTGCACAAAAGGGGTGTTCCAGTGTTACCCTAAAAGGCTGATGTGAGTGCACGTTTTTGTTTCGACCCCGAATTATGACACCCGACTCAACTAATGAACTGATCATGGTTTTTAGTCAAGACCAAGATGAATAAAATCAGCTGTAAATAGTGCTAACGTGTTGCTAACTAGGTAACAGTTTAAATAACTAGGCTAAAATGGGTAACATTTCACAGCTAGTTAGTTGGCTCAGTACTTAGTTGGATCGGTGGTCGGCTGTGATTTATCTGgcaatcaaagtaaaaataaacgGAATTGTAACGCCCATTTCATCACACAATTAATCGAGCAGTGAGGTCTGcaagtgtttggacagtgacacagtttctTGATGGGCCGTCATTCCTGCCGCCTTGAGCAaatatgtacatccatatcggttgcactgtgtaggaattacagcccttaaAGTTGTGTCTCTGTCAATATACTTGCGGaccttactgtatgtgtacGGAACTGCTGTTTTCCGCAGGTATTGCGGTTATGACAGTAAAATCACATGACGGAGAAAATGTTATAGTTAGGcatttgtaatgaaaaatgcAATCACCAAAAATCAGTCAGATGGTATGTATAGTCATTGTCTCTCGcagggtcggggggggggggggaggcactACCTTCATGGAAATGTGTCCACTCTTATTAAGGTTTCTTAAATTGTTTAGCTTCCAAACTGGCAAAAGACATGCATGGATTTTTGtcagattattttttttcccatccCTAAACCGTGATGATACTTTTTTTCACTGTCTGTCCTATGTTTTCTGCTTGCTGTTTTCCCCTCAGTGAAAACCTGGTGCGAGTTTAAATCCACCGAAGCCTGGCTTTTGAAtcggaagtgtgtgtgtgtgtgcgtgtgaacgaGAGAAAAATCAAATCTACATTTGCCTTGGTGActttgggagaggaggaggaatgaGATGAGAGTCAATAATcctgtctgtgttttttaaCTTTCAGCCTTGCATTGTTCTCGGAAAGTTGTGTACCTGTTGCAAATTCCTTGAACTTTGGCAACTTTGGGAACCCGCTGCTTTTTGGCCCCGCCTCTTTGCGGTTGGCCCAGATTAAGACCCAGTTGGCCCTGCACCAGCTCGGCGCGGTCGCCCCCGGTAACAGCGGCGTGCCGGCTCTGTCCTTGCTGAACCTGCTCAAGGTCACCATGTCCCATCCCTTGTACAACCCGCGGGGGGTGCCCTTCTCCGCGCAGAGGCCGGTCGTGTCCGGCCAGTACGGCGTGAACACGCAGTCCGTTCTCGACATGGCGGGCGCGCGCCTGGGCCCCGCGGCCGGGCTAATGCCGCTGATGTCCCAGCCCATGGGCTACCCGCTGGCCCAGCggccccccccggccctgccGCAGGACATGGAGTCCACCATAGACATGCACATCCGCGGAGCTCGGGAGGAAGTCCGGCTGCTCAACCAGATGATGCACCACCAGAAGATGGTGGACCCCCGCCTGAGGAAGGAGCCCAGGGAAGAGGCGCTGTCTCAGGGGCCCGGCTTCCCCCCGCCGAGGGTGCCCGGCATACAAGACGAGCAATCCACTATGGACTGGTCCAACTACCAGAACCCAAACAAGCTCTTCGCCCCGCAAGTGATGGCCCAGCCATCCCCTCCTGCCCAGTTGTTCCCACCCTCTGGGTTTGGGACCCCTTCCGGGGGCGGCAGAAGGAGTGCCGAGAGCCAGCCTCCTCCGGCGTCCGTCCCCGCCGAACGCCGGCAGTCTCGCTACACCTCGGAGAGCGCCAGCAGCATCCTGGCCAGTTTTGGACTTTCCAACGAGGACCTGGAACTCCTCAGCCACTACCCGGACGAGCAGCTGACGCCCGACAACCTGCCCTTCATTTTGCGAGATATCCGGGTCAGGAAGGCCAAGAGGGGCCTGCCGGACGTGGACCACCGTCGGGCGTCCCCCGCCGTGCCGGACCGCCTGGGCGGCGAGCCGCGTCCCAGCAAGGTCATAGACTACGGACACTCCAGCAAGTTCGGCTACCCCGACGAGAGCCAGGACACTTTCAAGCACAAGCAGCTCGCCGCGGAGCCCCCGAAATACGCCCGGGACGTGCCCGTCGCCGTCCCCGTTTTCCCCCCGGCGGACGCCAAGCGGCCCCAGTCCGGACCCGCGGCCAAGAAAGCGCCGGTAGACCAGAGGAAGAATCCGCCCAGCGCGGAGGACAAGGCCGGCAAGAGTGCCTCAGCCAGGGAGTCCCTGCCCGCCCCCGGCCGGCCCACGGCGGGGCCCGCCCTGCCCGCCCACGGCATGCGGGGCAACCTGGTGAACCTCTCCGAGGCCCCCGCCACCGCTCCTCCGAAGCCCTTGTTCGTCGCGACGAAGCCGGCCTGGTCCCCGCAGTTCCCCCCGGGCAACCCCGCGCCGCTGAAGAGGCTGCCCACGCCCACCATGATGAACGATTACTCCGCTGCATCCCCGAGAATCTTTCCCCATACGTGTTCTCTCTGTAACGTAGAATGTGTCCAGATAAAGGTGAGTATTTTGCCTCACAAAGTGTCTGATCAAGTTTATTGGTTTAGATCTTGCTTGTCTTTTCTCATGTTTGTGATTTTCCTGTATGTCTGTTGCTTAATGGTGAGTTTAACCATTATTTCAAGCCCAAGTGCCTTGGGCCAAGATGTCTAATCTAGAATGACAGATGCCCATAGGCGGTGTGATTCATGAGGCTTGGTTAATTAGGTGGTGTCTGTGGGGAATAATGTATGTCTGATAATCCAGCAAATGAAACTAAATAAAACTTTTCCTTCCCACGAAACATTTGCATAATTTATATGAACTTGTATATACACAGCAGTGGCCTTCCCACTTCTGGAATTTAAAAGGCAGAGAAAATACCATGGATTGTGtgccaataaaaaaaattataaggACGTAaagtttttctttaaaaaaaaaaaaaaaaaaagaaaaaaaaaagaatttgtgAAGACAATTTAACAGATCGTCTATACAGCACACAGGAAATGCCTGGCAGTGTCCGTGGTGACCCTCTCCTAAAGTAGGAAGGAGGGGGATCTAGTTAAATAAGGTTACTGTCAGTGAAGAGATGCTGAAGATGTGCAGGACTTGAGGATGAAGAGCAGGATGAAGAGCAAGGTCTCCTGGGACTTTTTTGCAAGTTTGCTTTCTGAGCTTGGACATTCAGCAGATTCATTTAGCAGTGTGCTGAGTTATCATTGTTGCATTGCATTGTCAGACagacacattgttttttttttttttaagtcagcaAACCCCGACAAAACTGCATGGCCAAGTAGAAGTAGGACCCATTACAAGAAGCTGAAGATGGAAGTGGAGATTGGAGATTGCCTCATCgtttttctttgtcattttaaGTTGCAAGACCTTAATCGCAGAGTTTTGTGAAGAttgtacagtttaaaaaaaaaaatgcattaataacCTCAATTAATTTAAGCTATATCTGGTAATGCCATTTTTTGCATTATccaaattttttaaatgttttaattttaattaatttttgtattttttattttagtacaTTTTTTGAAGTATTCTGTTGGGAGGGAATGGTCCAGCGAGCAATATGCAGAAAGGAGAATTTAGTCACATGGCTGCACTGGACTGATTTCAGTACCTTTTTGTCCCATTTGCCCTGATATTAAAGCCActaccccactccccctcccccccaaaggggggaaaaaaacgaacaaaccaaaacaaaataacagcCCTTAATTACTGACCCGAACAAAATAACCGCCCATTTCTGTCAATGTCACTGTTTTCTACAGTGGTCTGGTAGgcacgacttctgtgtggcagTTACATTTTTTAGACCGAATAGGAATTGCATACAATTTATCTGTTGACTGGGTAGACTAGTTGGTGATTAAGGGACTTCAGTTAACTCATTGAAGGGTTTTGGATGCCTTTTAATAGTCATTGAATTCACGTTTAGTAAGCGTTCAGTTCTGTGGACGCAGGCGAACCTGAGGTTCTTATTGCTTTGTGCGTTGTTCCGAGGTTGAGGCGAGTGATTGCGTTGAGTAACGACACACGTCTGcgctctgtgtgtttttgtttttttttgggtcgGCAGGACTGGATCGAGCACCAGAACACCAGCATTCACATCGAGAGCTGTCGTCGCCTGCGGAAACAGTGAGTTTACTGGGGAAGCTTACGGGTGTGGGGTGGAAGGGCCGTGAAAATGTTTTGGATGAATTAATTTCTGTTTGATGGTTGGGCCTTTATTATTATAAccctttttgttctttttgtttcGCCAAGATATCCTGACTGGAACGTGGAGACTATTGCAGTTTCCAGGTGAGCgttgtttgcatgtgtgagggttgggtgtgtgtgtgtggtgtcgaTCTTTGCGTTCGTTAATAATTTTGTTGTATGAATTTAACTATGACAAATAAAGGCGATTCAATTCAACGTTCGATcgctcttattattattattattattgttattattattcttcagGACCGAGAGGAAGCCGCCCCAGGACCGGCGTAGCCCGAAGCGGCGAACGCGTTCTCCGTCCAGGTCCCTGTCGTGGTCGCGGTCGCCCAGCCCCTGGCACTACCATGGCCGCTCGGGGTCACGCGGCCGGCGGCCTCGGTCCCGGAGCCCGCGGCGGTACCGGCggtcccgctcccgctcccgctcccgctcgcCCCGGCGTgccgcccgcccccccgccccgctgccGTCCCGCCGCCGGTCCCgctccccgcccgcccgccggacacgctcccgctcccgctcccgctcccacAGCTACACCCGGCGCTCCCCGCCCCGCGCCGCCCGCCGCCCCAGCCCCCGCCGGCCCAGCCCCCGCCGCCCCAGCCCCCGCCGGCCCAGCCCCCGCCGGCAGCAGCGCTCCTCTAGCAGCGAGAGGCTCGCCAAGAAGCTGATCCAGTCCTCAGGTACCCGCCCTGACCGCGTGacacgttacgttacgttacgttacgttacattacgttgcattacattatgttacattacgttGCGTTACattgttacgttacattacgttgcGTTACATTACGTTGCGTTACATTACGTTGCGTTACATTACGTTGCGTTACATTACGTTGCGTTACATTACGTTGCGTTACATTACGTTGCGTTACATAacgttacattgcattacattacattacgttacattacgttatgttacattgcattacattacgttacattacgttatgttacattgcattacgTTGCGTTACATTGttgcattacgttacattacattacgttacattacattacgttgcGTTAATCGCATTCGgcacacgctcttatccagatcgacgttcagttgattagactaagctcctctggagcaatacagggttaagggccttgctcaagggcccaacggctgtgcggatcttattgtggctacaccggggatcgaaccaccgaccttgcgggtcccagtcatgtaccttacccactacgcAACACAGGCCATCTGCACCGCCGCGAGAGTCCCCACTGTGCcactgtgacctgtgtgtgtgtgtttctctctctgtgtgtgtgtaggactgtCTGTGACTCAGAACACCACCCTGGAGGCCATGATGGAGTCCCTGGCTCCCGCGCTCATGGCTGAGCTGGCCAAGAAGAAGAGCggctcctcctctgcctccaccAAGACCGTGCCTGGAAAAACAGCCCCCTTAAAGTCCAGCTCCTCCAAGGTGTGTCCCACCTTTACAGACTGCATCACTCCTGTAACTTCTGGGGACAGATGTGTCAACGGAATTTGTTTAATTGTTGCAGTTACATGTGGGTAGTAAGTGTTACGTTAGTAAATTAACACTTTAGTACTTTTTTTTCAGTAGAATCCGTTCTTACTCTTACTCAAGTAGTTTTTTTGGATGACTACTTTTACTCTTGCTTGAGTAATTTCTTATTTGAAAGTCACAGTGCTCTTAATTTGAGTACAGTGTTGGCTACTCTTCCCTCATCTTGCAGTTACAAAGTACTGATTTGTTTagttctgtgttttttataGTTTTCATCAGGACGGTAAAGGTTTTAAAAGGTGAATTCATCACGCCGCGTGGTCtgattctctccctctgtctctctctgtccttggCGTCTCGTTTTCTTCTCTTGTCCGACTGCCCGGACTGATGTCAGAATCTGAAAGGGAAGAAGGGGACCCCGGCTGCCTCCCGTCTCCTGCGGCTGAAAGGCGTGCCCTTTGCCACCTCCCACCAGGAGCTGGTGGAGGCCCTGGAGCCCTACGGGGTGGTCAGCAGCGCCACTCTGTTCAAGAAAATCGGAGAGGTAAGGGGCGGGAATGCTCCAGAACGCCTGACGTTGCAGTCCCCAAATTTAGTTTAAACGGTATGGTGTGGGTAATTAATGTCAGTCCTCTATCACATTGCTCTCTGCCGCGTGCTAAATGTAGATTTCCATTTCCTTTCTTGGGTGGTTTGTCCATATTGCACCCGAATTAAATgcataacaaaacaaataagcTGCAGTTATAATGTGGTtagtttgtattattttttcattcaggggtggtctgtagtgtagtggttaaggtaaatgactgggacacgcaaggttggtggttctaatcccggtgtagccacaaaaagatccgcacagccgttgggcccttgagcaaggcccttaaccctgcattgctccaggggaggattgtctcctgcttagtctaattaactgtacgtcgctctggataagagcgtctgccaaatgcctgtaatgtaatgtttctgttgcACACGTCTTAAAGGCCTGTTGCTCTGTGCGTCGTCTAGGCGACGGTGTACATGGAGACGGAGGAGGACGCCAAAGCCCTGGCCACCTGCAGGAGCCTGGTGATACGGGGCAGAAGCATCACCGTCTGCATGGACAAAGTATGTCTGAAATGTCCGCCACCCCCTGTGccgtttctgcagtgtttttCGCGGTGATCCCGTCGTTCTGATTCCTCTGTTGTGCCTCTTGTATGTGTTTTCAGGACACGACGAGAGATCACAAGGCGAAGTCTGTCGTAGCTAAAAGGTATGTCCGCGCTTCTCAGCCCTTTGAGGTCAAAAGACTACAACAGCCATGATCCTGCGCTGCTGTCCTGGTTGTTCTTTTGGAGCATTCCTGTTTGACCCGTTTCCTCTCTCTCGCGTCGTCACAGGAAGGAGGCGCCTTCAGCCAAGCAGCCCGCGGGCACGAAGGCGAAGGTGCCTGCCAAGAAAACAGGTGAAAGCTTGCTTACCCCTCCTCTCCCGAAAATTATCATTCTTAAATAACACTGTGCCATCATGCACAGAAGCACGGCTGAAAATGTGTTAATTAAtcgtttttaatttaaaaaatgtgtctcAACtaagttttctttcttttctttttgtcttcCTCTTTCCCCACAGATGGCAACCCGACTCTGAAGAAGCTAGTAAAGAAGGtatgttgtatttttaattgttcAGGTGAATGCCTCAAAGATTGGAGCTGGGTTGTCCTCTGATGTACGCATGATGCCTGTGCGGGGGTCGTGCTTTACCAATGCTGTACTTTTTGCACCCAGGATTTGTCCAAGATATGTGTCGTCCAGATCGGGGGTCTGCCAGAGAGTGGCTATGCCGTGGAGGACCTGAAAATGCTGGCCGACCCCTTCGGCTTCACCTCTGGCCCCGTCGTCGCCTTCCAGCAGAAAATGGTACGGTAGCTGGGGTCGTCATGGCCTACTGGGCCTTCAAAGTCTCATCACGTACGTTACAATGAGGGATTtgtgcattacattgcattacaaggcatttagcagaggctcttatccagagcgacgtacaacgaagtgcagatcgaacacgggaacaagtgtgaagaggaccctagggtacagtacggttccgagtcctagcgtgaccatacagatacaatttgaaccctttacatatacatcaacttaccaactagcgtaccacggttggcagctagaataccccgagtacaacaactCCATCGCTTGGACAGTGTGACAGTCTCAAACTAGTGATGGAAGAGTGTGGTTTTGTGGAACTTCACAATGGGTAGAACTTTCCCAtaacttacattacattgcagttatgtAGCTgacgctttaatccaaagcgacttactgttTATACAaataaacaggggacaatccccccctggagcgatgtgggttcaagggcccaacaactgtgctgATCTTATGCCTACTcccaggatttgaaccaccgaccttgcacgtcacagtcatgtacctcaaccactaggctacaggcagacTTGTATAAATCGTTTTGGCCCACCTTACAGTATGGTTAGTTCAAATTGGTGATTTCCCCTGTTGCGTACACCCTCTCTAGTTAACATTCAGGAACGTTTATTTCACTGCCTCAGACTAATAGAGACATTGTGGGAAATGAAGTGTGTTGGGCTCTGACCTCTTCTCAAACCTAAACCATCCTTGTTGCCATTTCTCAGGCGTTAGTGGAGATGCCAGACCAGGACTCTGCGAACGCCATGTTGCAGGCCTACAAAGAGAGCCCCGCCAAAATCCAGGACGACCAGCTGAGCTTTGAGCAGATGACCCGGCCCGTAGATTTACGCAGTCCGGTGAGGAACCAGCACCCAGCCTGTTTGGCCAATTTGTGATAAACTActgattccttttttttgctaTCCCAGGGGAGATTAGAATGGCAGTTGCATCTCATGAACTTGAAATAGTTTTCCCGATTCACAGTTCATTTTTATAATTGGTTATTAacagtcttgttttttttttttttttgttcctttttttaggAGTCGTTGTTCAGAGCATTCATGGGAATTGACAAGGCCACGGTgagttttatttaaatgaaaaaacacttttaattttttttaaatgtctattTTCATAGCAGACTTCTAGCAAACTATCCAAGCTTATCCAATCTTTCCACTTAATTCAAATGCCACCGCTACAAGTTTCTCACCACCACTGCCGGCAAGAGCATACACTTATCCAATTTCTCATCAATAATCTGGACGTCACCATTATTGTGAGCTGCCCTGCTCTTGACAGGCAAGATttgtgcccccctccctcccacccctcaGTATTCACTATGCTAATTCTGTCTTGTAGTAGCTTTTTTCCCTCCACTAGCATCACAGTAGCCTATGGTTGAATTCAGTGGATTTGGAAAATTGTAGAATGTCTAAGTGaatgtgaagtcttctgcaaaGTACTTCTGATGGCTCGCTAAGTTATCCGTCTCATGATCAACATTGTCGGCAAGTGGTAGGCAGCTAGTCTCTCCCGATAGGAGGGGTCTGGTAGCCCTACCCCGTACCACCGAATTATGTCCCGCAGGTACGTAGTACCAGGAAGAACCCTCCCATTTGTCAGGCATAGAAAAGGTTTAATGCAAAGCGTATTGGCTCTTGTTATGGTTGGTGTTGTATTAAatgtggtaaatggttggcatttatatagcgcctttatccaaagcggtgtacaattgatgcttctcattcacccattcatacacacacttgggCAGTACTTGTTGGTGGCCACTGTGTGGCAGCGATTAGCTTCTGAATGGCGATTTCAGACTCGGAAAGGAGAGGTTTTGTGGAAAGTTATCTTCCGTGTGGGTGTAGGATGGCTGCATTAATTTTGCTTTTGCTCGATGAAAAGGATTACGCTCTGAGcttaaattaatgtattgttTTGTCTAGCTTATACCGCCAGTCGATACATAATTATAGATACTATGCCAGGGTACAGAATGGGTATGGCAAATACGGTTCCCTCTGCCTGtgcttttaaattttttattatttttatttagttatattattttattatagacAGAGAAGGGAAGAGTGCAGAAACCGTCATGGTGGGAGTCGACCCCCTGTCTGTGCGCAAGGAATCTTATTTAGCTTCGACCCCACAGGCTGGACCACGCGTCTTGCCACTTTTGCCCTTTAACGGCCAGGTTGCTCCTTCCTTGAGATCGCCCAGAGGTGAACCAGGTTCTGATTCTGCCTGTCCGACCCACAGGAAGCTCCAAACCTCGCGGACCGCCTCCTTATCGTCAGCAACGTTCCCGCGGGGCCAAGCCCAGCGACAGAGGTCCAAGAGCTGATCAAGCGCTTTGGGAGCTTCAAGCAGGTCCTGGTACTAAATCACAGGGTGAGTGGGCACGGCTGTCTCTGGCAGGGATACCTGGTTGACTGGCTGCGTAGGTAGTATCGCAGTTGGGTAATTACTAGAGGGGGCAAGCGCACTACCTGATTGGGGGGGTTAGAATCTGCACACCCTATACCATCAgtcatattattaatattttacaaaaaattaTTTCCAACCTCATCAGATCATTTTGGAAATGGATACTCCAGCCATTGCCAAGGCGGTCTACAGTCGTTTCCAGAAGTTTCCCTGCATCGTCCAGAACAACCCCCTCTCCTTTTCTGTCCTCAAGAAGCCTGTGAAAGCCTCGGAGGAGGCAAGTTGCCACAGTCCCCTTTACTCAAGTCTAAATTCAGTCAATTCTGCTGCTGAAAATTGTAATGATGTTCCAGTGAAGATGGCTTCATTGAAGGCTGGCTGATAATGTTTGCACATTAAGTTAATGTACTGTTTTTGGTCTTGCAGGTCAAGAAGAAACCTGAAGTTAAAGGGTAAGGTGTCTTGTTTAAAGTAATTCTTCTGAATACACATTGCACATTGTAATTCCAGGTCACCGAACGTCCTTTCTCGACTGCCTTTCTTTGCAGCGCCAGACAGGCCGCCAAGTCCGTCTCCGCAGCTAAGAAGGCCTCAGCGGCCTCTAAAACCATGGCCGCCGGCTCCAAAGGCGCACCCACTGTCCCCAAAACCACAGCTGCTGCAGGCAAAGCCAAAGCGTCCAAGGCTCCCGCGAACACGACCGCCCCTGCGGCCAGTAAGGCCGAGAAGCCTGCTACAACCAGCGGTACCGTCGCGCCCAAAACTGAAGAACCAGTTCCcgcagcgccccctggtgtcACCCCCGCCACCGTAGCTGCTAATGAACCCTCCGCCGAACCCAT is a window from the Conger conger chromosome 8, fConCon1.1, whole genome shotgun sequence genome containing:
- the znf638 gene encoding zinc finger protein 638 isoform X1; this translates as MLTGHNNVTTEQGVASTCTSTTANATTSTAADTTNRLALFSESCVPVANSLNFGNFGNPLLFGPASLRLAQIKTQLALHQLGAVAPGNSGVPALSLLNLLKVTMSHPLYNPRGVPFSAQRPVVSGQYGVNTQSVLDMAGARLGPAAGLMPLMSQPMGYPLAQRPPPALPQDMESTIDMHIRGAREEVRLLNQMMHHQKMVDPRLRKEPREEALSQGPGFPPPRVPGIQDEQSTMDWSNYQNPNKLFAPQVMAQPSPPAQLFPPSGFGTPSGGGRRSAESQPPPASVPAERRQSRYTSESASSILASFGLSNEDLELLSHYPDEQLTPDNLPFILRDIRVRKAKRGLPDVDHRRASPAVPDRLGGEPRPSKVIDYGHSSKFGYPDESQDTFKHKQLAAEPPKYARDVPVAVPVFPPADAKRPQSGPAAKKAPVDQRKNPPSAEDKAGKSASARESLPAPGRPTAGPALPAHGMRGNLVNLSEAPATAPPKPLFVATKPAWSPQFPPGNPAPLKRLPTPTMMNDYSAASPRIFPHTCSLCNVECVQIKDWIEHQNTSIHIESCRRLRKQYPDWNVETIAVSRTERKPPQDRRSPKRRTRSPSRSLSWSRSPSPWHYHGRSGSRGRRPRSRSPRRYRRSRSRSRSRSPRRAARPPAPLPSRRRSRSPPARRTRSRSRSRSHSYTRRSPPRAARRPSPRRPSPRRPSPRRPSPRRQQRSSSSERLAKKLIQSSGLSVTQNTTLEAMMESLAPALMAELAKKKSGSSSASTKTVPGKTAPLKSSSSKNLKGKKGTPAASRLLRLKGVPFATSHQELVEALEPYGVVSSATLFKKIGEATVYMETEEDAKALATCRSLVIRGRSITVCMDKDTTRDHKAKSVVAKRKEAPSAKQPAGTKAKVPAKKTDGNPTLKKLVKKDLSKICVVQIGGLPESGYAVEDLKMLADPFGFTSGPVVAFQQKMALVEMPDQDSANAMLQAYKESPAKIQDDQLSFEQMTRPVDLRSPESLFRAFMGIDKATEAPNLADRLLIVSNVPAGPSPATEVQELIKRFGSFKQVLVLNHRIILEMDTPAIAKAVYSRFQKFPCIVQNNPLSFSVLKKPVKASEEVKKKPEVKGARQAAKSVSAAKKASAASKTMAAGSKGAPTVPKTTAAAGKAKASKAPANTTAPAASKAEKPATTSGTVAPKTEEPVPAAPPGVTPATVAANEPSAEPIGPPPEGPVASAESQKAETTGDQKSQIDVPNGDQGTAEASPLEAKEDRGVSQEALPSNTAPAPPQGEVANSAAVEGKDLTATEEEVDDSKQDCKPAAAAKPESAAAAAPAVKAPPAKGPVPPAAGPDQNQKPVDFPPVTPEILRALEAAVHECRMRSSLRRTEEAAKAAPSPPAEKPRARPQSDDELPPVTHRGTSSGSSTGSRRSRHDGSPVPRRGKERDAPADKHKNSSRTSKSSGSSKAAGCKKSEEDAVDFTADTFPFDLDEFVTVDEVGDEAEGSSQEEPLQHSTPVPESPRTRKRTREGTKGASASPPAKTQKKPSPPAQKSQKKPAPPSAKAKQAKKVPSKPASDEEGPRVSAEGAVVEVTKMESETSKTEVQKEGEREEEHKLEVQKMEEKVVEEKVEEQKVEEEKAEPSGPPALESQPGVDMEVSAPESAAKVVETKTVQAASDTTTVEAITTKAMESQPEDRTEEGRPAVEEKDEPTSETTAPSVPASQKSQEPPVEQSPVETGLTDAVPKETVPKETVPKETVPKETVPKETIPKETVPTDTGDQVPAEEKQVKKPEPCVKKSSQGLAAALVTLDEVSEEEEDYPDEEEEEELLMQQNEGLVTVDEVGGDEDPYLQAVKDLQALVTLDEIVEEDDDEPNSEPFPFSLGEETGDTFTPEALLTLDETQGDDEEAGEEDVKVPSPEKSTGSPAIHEALLTLDETQGDDEEMEEGGVEMPSPKKSTGSPSVRTGECLREGSGLAPADSPVVPSAELAELVGSPGFEEGCCGLEELRRMNFVTVDEVGEEEEQPAEEAEPAPSPAGRAGRPKKRRRQTSVVRKSTRGRPSLAVKKEEEEEEKPAVTPSPEAPAEGLFVVRPADAESQDPEPRTVKCEASEDVPDRVSLHSRQDPKSNGDKTLPEDLQESRCTTNPKALIKEESTLGREEGLGGKPDAKKHRTQSPLPTDYKMPPFSPNNPIGLEFVVPKTGFFCKLCSLFYGNEDAAKKSHCSSRKHYQNMEKYFQKE
- the znf638 gene encoding zinc finger protein 638 isoform X3, with product MENQDGWIANVTGDKRRRPAVLPADAPSDHSLALFSESCVPVANSLNFGNFGNPLLFGPASLRLAQIKTQLALHQLGAVAPGNSGVPALSLLNLLKVTMSHPLYNPRGVPFSAQRPVVSGQYGVNTQSVLDMAGARLGPAAGLMPLMSQPMGYPLAQRPPPALPQDMESTIDMHIRGAREEVRLLNQMMHHQKMVDPRLRKEPREEALSQGPGFPPPRVPGIQDEQSTMDWSNYQNPNKLFAPQVMAQPSPPAQLFPPSGFGTPSGGGRRSAESQPPPASVPAERRQSRYTSESASSILASFGLSNEDLELLSHYPDEQLTPDNLPFILRDIRVRKAKRGLPDVDHRRASPAVPDRLGGEPRPSKVIDYGHSSKFGYPDESQDTFKHKQLAAEPPKYARDVPVAVPVFPPADAKRPQSGPAAKKAPVDQRKNPPSAEDKAGKSASARESLPAPGRPTAGPALPAHGMRGNLVNLSEAPATAPPKPLFVATKPAWSPQFPPGNPAPLKRLPTPTMMNDYSAASPRIFPHTCSLCNVECVQIKDWIEHQNTSIHIESCRRLRKQYPDWNVETIAVSRTERKPPQDRRSPKRRTRSPSRSLSWSRSPSPWHYHGRSGSRGRRPRSRSPRRYRRSRSRSRSRSPRRAARPPAPLPSRRRSRSPPARRTRSRSRSRSHSYTRRSPPRAARRPSPRRPSPRRPSPRRPSPRRQQRSSSSERLAKKLIQSSGLSVTQNTTLEAMMESLAPALMAELAKKKSGSSSASTKTVPGKTAPLKSSSSKNLKGKKGTPAASRLLRLKGVPFATSHQELVEALEPYGVVSSATLFKKIGEATVYMETEEDAKALATCRSLVIRGRSITVCMDKDTTRDHKAKSVVAKRKEAPSAKQPAGTKAKVPAKKTDGNPTLKKLVKKDLSKICVVQIGGLPESGYAVEDLKMLADPFGFTSGPVVAFQQKMALVEMPDQDSANAMLQAYKESPAKIQDDQLSFEQMTRPVDLRSPESLFRAFMGIDKATEAPNLADRLLIVSNVPAGPSPATEVQELIKRFGSFKQVLVLNHRIILEMDTPAIAKAVYSRFQKFPCIVQNNPLSFSVLKKPVKASEEVKKKPEVKGARQAAKSVSAAKKASAASKTMAAGSKGAPTVPKTTAAAGKAKASKAPANTTAPAASKAEKPATTSGTVAPKTEEPVPAAPPGVTPATVAANEPSAEPIGPPPEGPVASAESQKAETTGDQKSQIDVPNGDQGTAEASPLEAKEDRGVSQEALPSNTAPAPPQGEVANSAAVEGKDLTATEEEVDDSKQDCKPAAAAKPESAAAAAPAVKAPPAKGPVPPAAGPDQNQKPVDFPPVTPEILRALEAAVHECRMRSSLRRTEEAAKAAPSPPAEKPRARPQSDDELPPVTHRGTSSGSSTGSRRSRHDGSPVPRRGKERDAPADKHKNSSRTSKSSGSSKAAGCKKSEEDAVDFTADTFPFDLDEFVTVDEVGDEAEGSSQEEPLQHSTPVPESPRTRKRTREGTKGASASPPAKTQKKPSPPAQKSQKKPAPPSAKAKQAKKVPSKPASDEEGPRVSAEGAVVEVTKMESETSKTEVQKEGEREEEHKLEVQKMEEKVVEEKVEEQKVEEEKAEPSGPPALESQPGVDMEVSAPESAAKVVETKTVQAASDTTTVEAITTKAMESQPEDRTEEGRPAVEEKDEPTSETTAPSVPASQKSQEPPVEQSPVETGLTDAVPKETVPKETVPKETVPKETVPKETIPKETVPTDTGDQVPAEEKQVKKPEPCVKKSSQGLAAALVTLDEVSEEEEDYPDEEEEEELLMQQNEGLVTVDEVGGDEDPYLQAVKDLQALVTLDEIVEEDDDEPNSEPFPFSLGEETGDTFTPEALLTLDETQGDDEEAGEEDVKVPSPEKSTGSPAIHEALLTLDETQGDDEEMEEGGVEMPSPKKSTGSPSVRTGECLREGSGLAPADSPVVPSAELAELVGSPGFEEGCCGLEELRRMNFVTVDEVGEEEEQPAEEAEPAPSPAGRAGRPKKRRRQTSVVRKSTRGRPSLAVKKEEEEEEKPAVTPSPEAPAEGLFVVRPADAESQDPEPRTVKCEASEDVPDRVSLHSRQDPKSNGDKTLPEDLQESRCTTNPKALIKEESTLGREEGLGGKPDAKKHRTQSPLPTDYKMPPFSPNNPIGLEFVVPKTGFFCKLCSLFYGNEDAAKKSHCSSRKHYQNMEKYFQKE